The following are from one region of the Paenalkalicoccus suaedae genome:
- a CDS encoding glycosyl hydrolase 53 family protein, with protein sequence MKRLLAFAVGSSLLIGASTPVFAEEGAEKEFIRGADTSLLPKVERGGGVFTVDGQPSDALEILEYHGADYIRLKIWKDPINVGGANDLEETVAMAERVRETDMKLLLNFHYSDFWADPGRQDKPKAWEDLSFDELTQAVYDHTYETLTALEEVDAFPEMIQVGNEIQGGLLWPDGKAYGDVLGEDYGGFDNIVTLLQAGIDAIHDATPAGADPEIMLHLADGGDNGLYQWWFDEVTSRGLADFDIIGLSYYPYWHGSLEDLRTNLHDISERYDRDVLVVETAYGFTLDDGDGHENIFSAEDAEIAGYPVSPEGQLAFVRDLEAVIQSVPNDRGRGFFYWEPTWIPSENAGWRDGEGNAWENQALFDFNGEALSSLAMFGEPANDGGEEVISFNDVDGDTIGYEAIMQLAQDRVITGFVDGSFQPAASVSRLHAGLMLARELQLDVDSLVAMSLFRDISEDHPYASQVQAFYDAGIVRGTTNGDFLPQTSVTRGELAAMLVRGYEVEADGEEGDSNIRNHLFTDVYGSPYESYIDTLYQSGVVAGVAVDRFEPNRPVTRAELAILLMRLRGVDL encoded by the coding sequence ATGAAGAGATTACTCGCATTTGCTGTAGGATCGTCGTTACTGATTGGCGCGAGCACGCCCGTTTTTGCAGAAGAGGGAGCAGAGAAGGAATTTATTCGAGGCGCAGACACGTCGCTACTGCCTAAAGTAGAGAGAGGCGGAGGGGTGTTTACAGTAGACGGACAGCCTTCAGACGCGCTTGAGATTCTAGAGTATCACGGTGCCGACTACATCCGCTTAAAAATTTGGAAGGATCCAATTAATGTCGGTGGCGCAAATGATTTAGAGGAGACCGTCGCGATGGCGGAGCGTGTCCGCGAGACAGATATGAAGCTCCTGTTAAACTTTCACTACTCTGACTTTTGGGCGGATCCAGGCAGACAGGACAAGCCAAAAGCTTGGGAGGATCTCTCCTTTGATGAGCTGACGCAGGCGGTGTATGACCATACGTATGAAACATTGACGGCGTTAGAGGAGGTCGATGCTTTTCCCGAAATGATTCAGGTCGGGAATGAAATTCAAGGCGGTCTCCTCTGGCCGGATGGGAAGGCGTATGGTGATGTGCTTGGAGAGGATTACGGTGGATTTGATAACATTGTGACCCTTTTACAGGCTGGCATTGACGCGATTCATGATGCAACTCCCGCTGGTGCTGATCCAGAGATCATGCTTCATCTAGCTGACGGTGGCGATAACGGTCTGTACCAATGGTGGTTCGACGAAGTAACCTCCCGTGGTCTGGCTGATTTCGATATCATCGGTCTCTCCTACTACCCTTACTGGCATGGCTCGTTGGAGGATTTGCGCACGAACCTGCATGACATTAGCGAGCGCTACGACCGTGACGTTTTAGTGGTAGAAACCGCGTATGGGTTTACATTAGACGATGGTGATGGACATGAGAATATCTTTTCTGCAGAGGATGCAGAAATAGCTGGCTATCCAGTGAGCCCGGAAGGACAGCTTGCTTTTGTACGTGACTTAGAAGCAGTTATTCAATCCGTCCCAAACGATCGTGGTAGAGGCTTCTTCTACTGGGAACCCACTTGGATTCCATCTGAGAATGCCGGCTGGCGTGATGGCGAAGGGAACGCGTGGGAAAATCAAGCATTGTTTGATTTTAACGGAGAAGCTCTCTCGTCATTAGCGATGTTTGGTGAACCTGCGAATGATGGTGGTGAAGAAGTGATTTCATTCAACGATGTTGACGGTGATACCATTGGCTATGAAGCAATTATGCAACTGGCTCAGGATAGAGTCATTACAGGATTTGTTGATGGATCGTTTCAGCCTGCTGCATCCGTATCACGTTTACACGCTGGGTTAATGCTTGCTCGGGAGCTTCAGTTGGATGTTGATTCGTTAGTTGCGATGAGCTTGTTTCGTGATATTAGTGAGGATCATCCTTATGCGAGTCAGGTGCAGGCTTTCTATGATGCGGGGATTGTGCGCGGCACGACAAACGGTGACTTTTTACCTCAGACATCTGTGACGCGTGGTGAGCTTGCAGCTATGCTTGTGCGTGGGTATGAGGTGGAGGCTGATGGTGAGGAAGGTGACAGCAACATTCGTAACCATCTATTTACAGATGTGTATGGCAGTCCTTATGAATCTTACATTGATACACTTTATCAATCTGGAGTTGTTGCCGGCGTTGCAGTTGACCGCTTCGAGCCGAATAGGCCTGTTACACGAGCGGAGCTGGCTATCCTGCTCATGAGACTTCGGGGAGTTGACTTGTAA
- a CDS encoding S1C family serine protease, which translates to MYCSTCGNQMQRRGKYCSSCGNRRKRSFLVTFVVLMFLAVNGTLAYVVLDPLAYFLPDQQEQTEATSSPEERVALVSDTEEQLNIKQPQAIRNIVSPDEESESARNLTKIIADAQQHVYTIYTPAGQGSGFLYNGGGVVVTNAHVVEGFTDVTLTTLAGTEHSGQVIGYSNEIDVAIVYVADFVGRTPSSIAHEKKIDVGESVLALGTPLGYENSVAMGYVTGAGRDFVIDNFTYSDVYQISAPIEPGNSGGPLMTIETEEIFAINSAKRNDASLIAFSIPIYTVYDLIEGWITNPLSRDQVNELFYNSFGEFYYSDGWLDGDFYGGDYSADADYYEYWEWDDEFWEDYYSNYDYYYDDDYYYEEDYYYEEDYNEGEFYYNDELYYEDEDYYYEDDEYYYEEDEDYYYEDDEYYYEENEFNSSGLDTFDGEPYFDGEFYYYDDGVEDLYGNFWTYEEFFE; encoded by the coding sequence ATGTATTGTTCGACGTGCGGAAATCAGATGCAAAGGCGAGGCAAATACTGTTCATCCTGTGGGAATAGAAGAAAGCGCTCATTTTTAGTTACGTTTGTTGTACTAATGTTCTTAGCTGTTAACGGTACGTTAGCTTATGTAGTACTAGATCCATTAGCATATTTTTTGCCAGATCAACAGGAGCAGACAGAAGCTACTTCATCGCCTGAAGAGAGAGTTGCCCTTGTGTCGGACACGGAAGAACAATTAAACATAAAGCAACCGCAGGCTATCCGTAACATCGTAAGCCCTGACGAAGAAAGCGAGAGCGCGCGTAATCTTACCAAGATTATTGCAGACGCACAGCAACACGTGTATACGATCTACACACCAGCCGGACAAGGGTCAGGCTTTTTGTATAACGGGGGTGGTGTCGTAGTCACAAACGCCCACGTGGTGGAAGGATTTACAGATGTGACTCTAACAACTTTGGCAGGCACAGAGCACAGCGGCCAAGTAATTGGGTACTCAAACGAGATTGATGTAGCGATTGTGTACGTTGCAGACTTTGTGGGCAGGACTCCCTCTAGCATTGCCCATGAGAAAAAAATAGATGTGGGAGAGAGTGTGCTTGCTCTAGGTACTCCACTAGGCTACGAGAATTCAGTTGCGATGGGCTACGTCACTGGCGCTGGACGAGACTTTGTTATTGATAACTTTACCTATTCAGATGTCTACCAAATCTCTGCTCCAATTGAGCCTGGTAATAGTGGCGGTCCACTGATGACGATTGAGACAGAAGAAATCTTTGCGATCAATTCTGCTAAAAGAAATGACGCTTCGTTGATTGCATTTAGTATTCCTATCTATACCGTTTATGATCTGATTGAAGGCTGGATTACCAATCCTTTAAGTCGTGACCAAGTGAATGAGCTTTTCTACAACAGCTTCGGGGAGTTTTACTATAGTGACGGCTGGCTTGACGGAGATTTTTATGGTGGAGATTATTCGGCGGACGCCGATTATTATGAGTACTGGGAGTGGGACGACGAGTTTTGGGAAGATTACTATAGCAACTATGATTATTATTACGATGATGACTATTACTACGAGGAAGATTACTACTATGAAGAAGACTACAACGAAGGCGAGTTTTATTATAATGATGAGCTTTATTATGAAGATGAGGATTATTATTATGAGGACGATGAGTACTACTACGAAGAAGATGAAGACTATTACTATGAGGATGACGAGTATTACTATGAAGAGAACGAATTTAATTCATCCGGTTTAGACACGTTTGATGGAGAGCCTTACTTCGACGGAGAATTTTATTATTACGATGATGGAGTCGAGGATCTTTACGGCAACTTCTGGACCTATGAGGAGTTTTTTGAGTAA
- a CDS encoding RQC-minor-2 family DNA-binding protein has translation MTTYQLGYIIEAYPSLVFVPVGAKRHGFRSIGSKEDQANVTRLQHAATQAFNELTADEIELLTSFLKTDELRLPVPVLGNDEAFPTLVRPEQFLWEEMSAPIPIVQDSFYPKEYAKLSAIQLASHVKSVVKDFIFCAKLSKQSRETWLEQMREAFDQHPFIQLAQAKRPIVHAVEALNKSSLLGVLNYPEDISYWRHRVGVVMRPYRHITPEWRYTMCEHDKELATDNETLVCTCYECDYGITYDLDENRVYLPFEVDMPQAIKRIATIERQFNTIAEQSPKVITALRELRELHDFLKPYEEKLVTILTLQQEANTNSDHPAVVAYQAIDSIRLPNEEIEPTLVSLQHVYLPDVAVLKKVSTWLTLDERTLLEELEQVEDTLRKSVEANRPKPDDILFSRKGFSITRVEVESIQQLVSMEPMEISSYQLVQALKGNPSNKIRTLGLHQSALFGRLHDWPEKYITKLVQSIM, from the coding sequence ATGACTACGTATCAGCTTGGCTACATTATTGAAGCTTACCCATCACTTGTTTTTGTGCCAGTAGGAGCGAAGCGACATGGCTTTCGATCAATTGGATCGAAGGAGGATCAAGCAAATGTGACTCGTTTACAGCATGCTGCCACTCAAGCATTTAATGAATTAACAGCTGATGAAATCGAGCTCTTGACGTCTTTTCTTAAAACGGATGAACTAAGACTTCCTGTGCCAGTACTCGGTAACGATGAGGCGTTCCCAACTCTTGTCCGCCCAGAGCAATTTTTATGGGAGGAAATGTCTGCGCCGATCCCTATTGTGCAGGACTCGTTTTATCCAAAGGAATATGCCAAACTATCGGCTATCCAGCTTGCATCACACGTAAAAAGCGTCGTAAAAGACTTTATCTTTTGCGCAAAGCTCAGCAAGCAGTCTCGCGAGACATGGCTTGAACAAATGCGTGAAGCATTTGATCAGCATCCGTTTATCCAGCTTGCTCAAGCAAAACGACCAATTGTACACGCTGTTGAAGCGTTAAATAAATCTTCTTTACTTGGTGTTCTTAATTATCCAGAGGACATCTCGTACTGGCGCCACCGCGTTGGCGTCGTGATGCGCCCGTATCGACATATCACACCCGAGTGGCGGTACACGATGTGCGAGCATGACAAGGAGCTCGCAACTGACAACGAGACTCTAGTCTGCACATGCTACGAGTGTGACTATGGGATTACGTATGATTTGGACGAAAATCGGGTCTATCTGCCTTTTGAAGTTGATATGCCACAGGCAATCAAACGTATTGCCACCATTGAACGTCAGTTCAATACGATCGCGGAACAAAGTCCCAAAGTGATAACCGCACTTCGGGAGCTCAGAGAATTACACGATTTCCTTAAGCCATACGAAGAGAAGCTGGTCACGATCTTAACACTCCAGCAGGAGGCAAACACAAACAGCGATCATCCGGCAGTTGTTGCATACCAAGCGATTGATAGCATTCGATTGCCCAATGAGGAAATTGAACCTACGCTTGTGAGCCTGCAACACGTCTATTTACCAGATGTAGCGGTGCTTAAAAAGGTGTCGACCTGGCTGACACTGGACGAGCGCACGCTTTTAGAGGAGCTAGAGCAAGTCGAGGATACTCTACGCAAAAGCGTCGAAGCGAACAGACCAAAGCCGGATGATATTTTATTTAGCCGAAAAGGCTTCTCTATTACGCGAGTGGAAGTAGAATCGATTCAACAGCTTGTTAGCATGGAGCCTATGGAGATTTCGTCTTATCAGCTCGTACAAGCGTTAAAAGGAAACCCGTCAAACAAAATTCGAACGTTAGGACTTCATCAGTCAGCCTTATTTGGACGACTTCATGACTGGCCTGAAAAATATATAACGAAGCTTGTTCAATCAATCATGTAA